Genomic window (Argopecten irradians isolate NY chromosome 2, Ai_NY, whole genome shotgun sequence):
AAACTGTTTTGAAACCTTTTACACCTTGTACACTTTAAAGCCAACTAATTGAAATTTTAGAGTATTAATGTGAACTTATATAGGTGCAATATTCTGATGTCAGTCTGCAGATACAAAAAATGAGCATATAGAATTTTACCAAGTTTACTTTGAACCATATAATCCTCGGCACTGGAAAAATGAGACATCTTATGTACTACTAATCTTGTATAATTTTTTAACACCGAAATTAATTGATGAGTTTTCCTTATCTTCTGATACTGACAATTAAGTCTGTTTTACATTACCTCACATTAAGAAGTACTGCTATATTGTTCTTAACAATCATATGATGtctataattttgataattatataaagaCACAGGCAAATAGAGTTTCTCAGTACAAGTAACTGACATTAAAGTTAATGAATTAGTTAATACAATAGAGATTAAATTATTAaccttttttctctctcctttcTTCAAAATCAACATggtatatttaatttatgaaCACATCTATCCCAGAAAGTATAGTCATAAATTTACCTTTCAatctaaaatttgaaaatagtataagaatatttttttctgataagtGTTTTTAATCAATGGATGAAATCCCAATAGCAGCTTCATTTTACCTAAATCAAACATTATTTCTCAACCAGATTGTTTTAAAGCTTTCCTTTCTCCCCCAAAAAATTGACAGGTTGTGATACAGTAATTCAGCAATAAATTGCTCATTTACAAAAGACATTTTCAATACCTAACAGATAATGGCCTACAGAATATTCTTACCATCATCTAGACTAAGATTGTCTCCATCCTCACTTTTACTATCAGTCATCAGACCAAGTTCCTGTAGCAACTTCATGTACACATTACTTTGGAGGAAGCTTTCATAGTACTGCTCTCCATGTAAAATCTGGTAAACCTGCAAAAAAGACTCAGTAATGAAATTGGATGAATCAAAATACATCACATTGTCAAACATAATGAAATCAGCAACTGTATTTACAGCAGAACTCCACTACTGTATTTACAACAGAACTCCCCTGCTGTATTTACAGCAGAACTCCTCAACTATATCTACAGCACAACTTACAGCAGTACCCCCTACTGAATCTACAGCAGAACTCCCATACTATATTTACAGCAGAACCCCCCTACTGTATTACTGTATTTACAGCAGAACTCTCCTACTGTATTTACAGCAGTACTCCCCTACTGTATCTACCGCAGAACTCCCCTACTGTATTTACAGCAGTACTCCCCTACTGTATCTACCGCAGAACTCCCCTACTGTATTTACAGCAGTACTCCCCTACTGTATTTACAGCAGAACTCCCCTACTGTATCTACAGCAGAACTCCCCTACTGTATTTACAGCAGTACTCCCCTACTGTATTTACAGCAGAACTCCCCTACTGTATCTACCGCAGAACTCCCCTACTGTATTTACAGCAGAACCCCCCTACTGTATTTACAGCAGAACCCCCCTACTGTATTTACAGCAGAACTCCACTACTGTATTAACAGCAGACCTCCCCTACTGTATTTACCGCAGAACTCCCCTACTGTATTTACAGCAGAACTCCCCTACTGTATCTACCGCAGAACTCCCCTACTGTATTTACAGCAGTACTCCCCTACTACAATAGAAAGCCCCTATTGTATTTACATTTGAACTCCCCCTActgtatttacatttaaactCCCCCTActgtatttacatttaaactCCCCCTActgtatttacatttaaactCCCCCTACTGTATTTACATTTGGACTCCCCCTACTGTATTTACATTTGAACTCCCCTACGTAcatgacaatttaattgactaagaacacAGAATTTTGCAGTCCGGAAAAgtcgtaatccggacggtttaggctgggaacaaAGGTGTCTAGATTATCGAGGGTCCCCTGTATTTCTCACCGTGAATATGATGACAAATTTTAAGCATTACCTTGGCCTGCACCTCGTCAAACACATCCTCTGATAAGTTTTTACTCTTGATTTTCAGTACAGTTCTCTTAATGATATCAGCTTCTATCCTTATCTTGGAGGTAGCCTGGAACACAAGAGTCTCACTAACATACAAATATCCTTCTGACTTTCTCACAACAGTTACCATTATAGTGTtgattcattttcaaaaatcaagGATAAAAAAATGCAAcaccaaatatttattttttcaacattcaCATCTACATACAGTCTATAGTAGACTGAACAAACAATATAACCTGGTTCTTTTAAAGATTtcgtgcattacataaacatgtTCACATTAGGTCAACTGTATGAATCAAGAGAGGTAATAACAGAAATCACAGCCACACAAAATCTAGCAATAGGTAGAGCTCTGTAGGTAGTAAACCAGTTACTAAGTCACTGACCTTGTCAGACAGATACTGATCGTGTATAATCATAGCGGCCCGCCGTAGAGATTCTAAGTCAGCCTCCAGTGCTGTACCTCCCATGGCCTGCTGGTGAGCTGCTGATATCTGCTGCTCTGCTGCCGCTCGAAACCCCTGTATAAcagcaaacaaacaattatagtACAAACCCCTGTATAAcagcaaacaaacaattatagtACAAACCCCTGTATAAcagcaaacaaacaattatagtacaaattgttatattgtattggTAAGTAGCCACAATGTATAGTACAAACCCCTGAACCCCTGTATAAcagcaaacaaacaattatagtacaaattgttatattgtattggTAAGTAGCCACAACGTAAAGTATATTTAAGTTGTGATTTTATATAGTACTAGCAAAGCCCCTATTCAAATAGTAGAATGACCCAGGTATCGAAGGCTTTTAAGTTCTAATTTTTGTACCATTGGAGATGCTTTAATTAAGGGAGGTAAATATCTGTTTAATGACTGTTAAacatatatgtagataattgcctaatactgtatataatattaaaacttACACAAATTAACAGAATGTTAGTTTCGTGTTCAATGAAAACTTTAAAGTAttctgtaatatttatttttcattctgCAAAACTTACCTCCACATTTAGATAGAAGAATAAGTACTGCTGACCAGATACACTGTTCATAAACTCTGTAAAATACACAAACTTAGAAAGTCAGTTGTGTTATCAATAGTGTAACAGTTAAAATACACAAACTTACaatgtcagttatgttatcAATAGTGTAAAATACACAAATTTACAAAGTCAGCTGTGTTATCAATAGTGTAATCATAGTTAAAATACACAAACTTACaatgtcagttatgttatcAATAGTTAAAATACACAAACTTACAAAGTCAGTTAGTTATGTTATCAATTGTGTAAACTACCATAGAAAACTTACCTATAAATACTGCCAATGCGATGTTGTTTTCTATGATTTCATCTAAACTAAgtacaaatatgtttttagCCCTGCAAAATTCTGATATCTGAAATGAAGAAAATAGAAAGCCATATAACTCTTGATTGCAGAAATTAAACTAAAGATACTTCCTTTACACATATTTCTATACACAGAAAACACTCTCAAAGTTGTCAGTGACTGCCACCTCATCTCCAAAATTGTCTTTGATAACTCTGCCTCAATAACATGCTCTTAATTTTAACAACTTCTGTATCAGAGCAAGACTTTGATGTCATCGGttgatgtcatcttttgtttaCGTCAGTGCTTTATGTGCTATAAATATCTAATATCATGATTACAGTTTTCAATGTACAGTAGTGTATGTGATTCTCATATCCATTACTATATTGTAATAACTGGGGAACTGCCTGAAAAGTTTAGGAAAATAATTCATAAGATGAATCAGGACGCAAGATTTGAACTGAGATAATTATACTTACATCATGGCAAAGTTCAGGGTCTTCTACACCGACTTGTATACGCTTGATTCTACCTTCACATATAGATTTAACAAACAACAGGCTGTTTAGATTCTGTTTCACCACAGAGTCtgtgaaaacaaattatattataataactTTACATGAAATATCTTCAGGACTTACTACACCTGCTTTACATTATCATTTAACAGAAGGTATACTATAAGGTATTGATGCTGTgcaatttatgttttttttttcaaattttttaatgTACCTTTTTTTAAGAACAGATACACATAACATTTGATAATATTATCAGCCATGTAGTTGTAAATACAGTAAAAGCAATCAATCACAGTCTGTAATCACACCTACCATCGCTGCCCCCTGTATCTTGTGAGCGCCATTTAGCTATATTTTGTTCAGTAATTTCTTTGACTGCTTCAAGTTCTGCTATATCATCCGAGCTTTTTAATACATTCAAAAATGTCTCATTACTGAATGTAGTCTCCTTACACtgaaattaacaataatttCAATGACAAATACAACCAGAATAAAAACAaggaaaaatacaaaacaaaaggactgcattttaaaaacaaatagatGATTTTTATAAGCTAATCTGTTTTTCAAGCTAATCTGTTTTTCAAAgacttcattatatataaaataatatcaaatttttAACTTCTGTGATTTTCAATGACCTTCAATCTTTTGCATTTTGATGGCAAATTAAAAGTGTAAGCATTACATTATCAAACTTTTACTGTATTACAGTagtaataattataataccttttgattgaaattttagaaattacaattaatttcatatgagtGTGACTTGTGTGTGAATGAAGGTGAGAGACTGTGTATGTGTGAGTGAAAGTGTGTTAAGGTGTGTGTAAGAGTGTGTATAACGGTGTATGTGTACGTTTATGAAAggcaataatgatgatgatggttgATGATATGAAGATAAGGATAATGTTGATTTTGATGGTAATACTTCTGattattaatgataatgatgttcaTGAGGATAATGATAAGATGCTGATAATGATGACGATGATAATGATAAGATATTGCtactgataatgataatcatgatgatgaagataagatgttgataatgatgttgataatgacgATTGATGACAAATGattgctttttgttttatactacatgtatatataaatgccttgaaaaataaacaattacaaaaaaaaattcatttcatatacaataataaataatgtaCTGCTTACCAGCCAGGACATGTTTTGATTCATGTAGTCGGGATCTGAGACAAGGTCCACCGTTGGTATCAGGATACCATTGACTAGAACTTCCTGTAATTATACAGcaacattatacaattattgactttttgtaagTTAACACTAGGAATTGTTAATCTGGGAAAGATGAAACAGTCAGGAGAAAGATATTGCATCATCATTATGACCATGATTATATGtcatgaataatttatttcatgtattgCAACAAGTATCAGGGGATAACAAAACTCAAAATgataaacaacattttctagAATCTTCTTCTTTTGTTTTCATCAAGCTTCACTGTCAGGCTGTTGAGTTATCAAGTACCCCCGGGTATAAATTCACAAGGACATGGCTCACAGAAAATGGGTATGTATGGATCAGTGATTGATACTGTAACAGAGAATGACCTAAATTTAACCCAATAAAACCCTGGTAAATAACTATATATTCCAGAGAACACTGTTATTTTAGTACAGGTCATCATGGCTTTAAAAATTAGTATGAACTCTCACCCTTAAAATGTATCTAAATGTTTTGTTCTGGAAATCTTCTGTAGGTAACAAGAGGTAGAGCAAAACCTCGCTCAGGTCCTGGAGGTATTCTGTAATAAGTAATAGAGAAGGTGTTCACTTCATTTAGAGATTGATCATTTCATTCAGAGATTGTTCACTTTATTGAGAGACTATTTTCACATCATACCATTAATATTTAACTCAAAAGAAACTTCACATAACATACATGTTTCTATTACATTATTGTAATGCatctgttgttattttgtgtgTAAATAATTCCTCTCATCTTCCGGCAAGGTACCGAATAGGTCCggacattttttttacttacgcCTCTCATCTCCCAGCGAGGTACCGACTAGCTAAGTCCTGACATACATTAACTTACGCCTCTCATCTTCCGGCGAGGGGCTGACTAAGCCCTGATATAATTTCACTTACATCTCTCATCTTCTGGCGAGGTACTGACTAAGTCCTGACACAATTTTACTTACGTCTCTCATCTTCCGGCGAGGTGCTGACTAGGTCCCGACACATTTTCTCCATATTGTACTCCAAGTCAAAGAATGCTGTTTCTATCTCCTTTTCATAGCCATCTGCAATGGATAAAATTGATAAGctcaattattttgtaaaaagttTAAGCTTGTAGGCTGAAGTCTTTTGTAAAAAGTTTTAGATTGTACACTAAAGTCTTTTGTATAAAATTTCAAGTCTATCTTGTTTCTAATTGGAAGTCCAATGGTAGTCTCCCCAAGGtcttaaaaataacattttcaatACAAAGCTATCAATATTAGTATTTTACACAGATCACAGACATGTGATTTCCTCCTTGATCATTATGTTGTGTCACAAAAAGGCCACATTTATTATGTTCAAACAACATTTACTCTACAGGTATTGACAATCATTCGCCAAGACTCATTAGTCACCTTACTGTGTTATCTATAGAACTGTGTTACTACATACCTTAATACTCACAGCTTTAACCTACCCAGTGATATACATACCCTCTCTTGGTGAGATCTTGACTCTTTCTTGGGCCCTTCTATATAATCGTATATGGGAGGCAAAATCATCCACAAAACGTTGTGTAAAATAAGGCATCCAGTCCACATCTTTTGACCTGAAATtccatcattttgaaaatttgttcAATAAAGTCCTGATAACGCTGTATAACATTTATCTCCTCACTGACAGGATTATCGCCGTGTTTTATTCTGTAGTTTGTAAACTACAATTATCACAAATTTGTTCTTAagataagaatttttttttttaaataaggaTTACCAGAAAGTCtttgataatatataaaatgtttttttttctaactaCTGAGAAAGCTTTTCAATGTTGACATTTTTGTTGTGGTCAAAAAGGTTTAGAACTACATCTAGATATATAAACCTTTGCCATTCAGACCAACATCAATATCTAATTTGCTTTATCTAAAATTTTCTTTATCTATATGAATTAAACCATTACCTGGAAGCAAATGTTATGGCTATTTTCTGGacacattgacggatatctagTAGAAAGCCATCATGGTCACTCACTTGTCTGTACCAGGACTTAATGTAGTCTCTCATCGCACATCCAAGCACCTGTTTTGcagaaaatgataataaaatgtacAAGAATTTAATAATGTAATCTCACATCACACATCCTTGTACCTGTTTTACAGAaagtatttataaaatgtaccagGATTTAATGTAGCCCTATACATCACACATCCTAGTGTCAGATTGTATACACAATATAATATCATACTAACCTCTTGTAAAGCTTCGTCTATAACACTTGCTCCAGTCATTCgtttatcaaaattctttatttttgtcATGTTCTCCATACACTTCATCACCTTCAGCAGTAGAAACCAAAAATCAGTATTCTGATTGgatacatttgtaaatgaaCATTCTACAATACCAGTAAGTTTCTAGTATAGATATTCTTCACCTTTAACTAGATATACAAGGTTTACCTAATTAAAGTTTCCTGTCAGCAAGAATATCAATGTGTACAAGTTATGAAAGATAGAAGAAACAGGTTAAATAACTCACTACAATCCCGAAATCTGTTCACAGTGTAACAATAAGATAAGCTTTAACACCTGTTTACAGTGTAACAAAAATCTAAGCTTTAACACCTGACTCCTACCTTAAGAACTCCTGAGCGTGAACGGCAAAGGTCAATATTACCGGCCTGTAAGGAAGTGATGGATAACTGTCGGCCATGGTAAAATGCTATCACAAGGCCCCTGTAATACAACAAAGATACAGAATCtaacataaacaatatcatataaCTTCAGATAAATGATATTGCTGGAGCagaatttgtttaattttcttgatcttaaaagtgaaaaataatcaaatctgCTGAAAAAGATTTTTCGGAATTGAAAATTATCTGCTTTATTCAACAAAATTATCTTAATGTAAGAAACTTTTACAGATATGCTCATATTTGGCAATATGCGAACATATAATATTTCTATACAGAAGGTGACATCATCATGACAACAGAAACATCATCTGACCATAAGACAAACAATTTGTGATGTCCAAATTTTTCATGAGCTTCATTATCAATCattaatttaatatacatgtatattaataattatttattattcttttttcaTAATTACCTCAGAACAAACTTACCCTGCTATAATACACAGTATATAGAAAATAGACAGCAAGCCAAGATAtccaaatgtaaacaaaaagaGGACAATGCCAAGGACTGGCCATTTCCAGCCTCCAGCCAGCCAGTACatctaaaacaaaatcattataaagcataaattaatgttatttaaGGTTCAATAAACATGTAAGCTTAGCATACTGTAAAATTTTAAGTGAAAATCAAACCTTAACAAGTTCTATCAGCAATACTTAAGGTGAAATCAGCAATACTGCCAAtatagtttaaatattttacttttaaagatgcttcaccacCGATAGAGCAttaacgatacccatcatttgaacaataattggtgcctaatcaacatcaaaaataatatacaattatttatttgcttttggtgcatgcacactcagtacttcattccatatattgGACATAggtagtgccacagaatttttttgggacacatttaattcattatttttactatttttatctttatataaaataagaaGCCCATTTAACTTTTACTACCAtttaacttttcaatggtagtaatgatataaagtaagtaactttaataaaacaataatccATTATCGGCTTCTGTTTTTGgtagagaaaaaataccgtttgtcagcgatggagcatctttacatAAATATTGCTATGGATTAGCTTTCCAGTATTTTCAAGGTAAAAATGgcaaatacatttgtacaggTAACAAGTCATTATTTTCAGAATTGTTCCTGTCCTATAGCTGTTTATATCTACCCCATCCCCAAATACCCTTTATTTTGCGAGTGTTCCCAATTACTACCACCCTCAGCGAATAAAAATTCCTAATTGATAGACAATTGATTCTTCTTTATGtaattgattgattttaaatacaattacaAAACAATTCAGCAGTGAATAGAATATTGTCATTTTGTTCTGAATCAGACAAAAAACACTTTTCAAAATTTGGGGAAATTTATTTCTGTCTTTATTTGGCAAAATTGCATTGAAATATTTTCCCAGGGAAAAGTTTTCCTCGATCAACAACAATTTAATATTACCCATTTATGCAAAAAAATAGCCATTTGACTGAAAATTACCTGCTAGCTGTTATAGGGTTTTTTGTCGGATGCTTGTAGATTGGAGTATAGTGGAAATTGTCAGACGATCgagcaatatatatatttacatggtAAAAAACTACATACATGGAAGTATATATAATCCTTATGTGTGGGAGTTTGCATTTATTTCAGATGCTCAATTTACGTCACTAGTACTTGAAGTTGGATGTATTGCTGTTAGTGATGTAGTAGAATTGGACTATGTTATTCATTAATGACCAGGTTAGTCAAATTGGCAGAGCATCCTGCAAATCTTTGGAGATCTTGTATGTGTTTGGACCCAAGCTGGTCTGGCAGCTTTCCCGTTTCAAAACTGGTGAGCCTGCCAACAGCTGGTAAATTAATTCAAGGATTGGGAATATGTGCTTTGCAAGTGATGTGCAAAGTTGTGACAGTAGTGTCTTCAAGCTGGAAAAAGAAGGGAGGAATATGTTGTCAGcattggactgggtcaatctGTGACAAGACAGCTCAATCGGCAGAGCATTCAACTAGTGTTGAGAGGTTCTGGGTTTGAATCCTGCATGACCATAGAAAAGTAGTCGAGTAGCTATACTCTAAAACACTCGTCGTTTTTTAGTTAAGTCTTTTCATATAGCATGAAGTACCGAAACAACTTTAGAAAGTACCGAAACAACTGTACCCTGACGAAGTGGGCTGGCTTTTCTTTGTACTTTTGGTGGTTAGGGCCTCAAACTGCAGAAGCATATTCTAATGATATTGGACTTGTATACTTGTTTATGTAAAAGGTTTTTTGCGGATAACGACAATCTTAAATGCAACATGAATATAATGAGATGCGTATATTCAGTTTCAAGTCGGCTATTTTCCAAATAACGTATTGGTAGCAATTAGCTATGTAACATAGTaggtatattttctatatattacgtaaaaaataatcttttcaaATCACAAGCCGTTAATGGCGATCTATCGCAATGTCAGTTGACACCAGTTTACTTCGTAGGCCTATATATAACATGAACATAATCCGCAGATTATCACAGCTGTTGGTCGACAGTATTTTGCCTTTTCGATAGACGTACACTGTCATCATCAAAATAACAGCTCGGTTACGTACACGCATTTCTGATTACCTTTCAATTTAAAGTGACACAGACATCACTGAGAAAGCATAGTATTTGTTGTTAATATCGACAGAGCCTTCCTCCTACGGGTTCCATCTTGAATGAACCTTTCGACCTCTTCAGGTAGCGAATCAAAACTGTCAATGCAAGAGTGATATCAAAGCTCATTACAAGCGTTTTCATTGGCCCAACTCATAGCCTTGGGACATTCTAATATGTAAAGTATGGATGGGGATGGCTAATGGCGGAAAAGTGGCGATAAAATAAACCCCCCCCAACAATGTTTTTTATCTTATATGCCTCCCGGTGCTTTGTCTCTGCACAGTTTCGCTCAACATGCTACAGGCCGGTCTTTGTATCGGCGGATTTCCCCTAGTTATTTCTGTCCCGTACGACGCCCCCATTCATCCCCTTCTATTGCAGTATAGGACCCTGCGCACTCAAAAATGTGTACGTCAAATTTCGGAATTTTAAGTCGAATTTCGGCGGACagtaattaaaaaatacttaACACACCATAAAATTGTcagatatttaataaaaagtCATTGTAGCTGTACTGACCTAGtgcttttaatttcaaatttcgAAAGTAACAAGTCATTGAAGAACAATATGGAGATTATAATCAGCATACCCATTGTAAGTTTGATGATTGAAGAGTGACGTGCGACCCTTTTCTGCGATAGCTAATATTACAAAAATGGAACTTGTCAAATGACGCAATATTGAACTCCTATGTCAAACATGTAAATTCAAAgtcaatatacattttttattcaaattcaaCAATTTGATATGATATAATTTCAACTGATATTCTTTGAATATAATTGTATCTATTTCATACAAGATACACTTTACGATTAATGTTCTTATTACCAATATACTATAACCTGAAGCAACCAGCCTGGACGGATTTCGCAACAAACTAAAAAGGCAATCTACCACCAGCCTGGTTTGGAGCAATATGAGACAcctgatgattttttttatcttttaactgtaaatatatctacttaCTGTGGATTTTAGCCTTTGCCAGTCGCATGCCGCAGAGTATTTTTGAAGAGACAAACTCTAATACAAAAAAGAAGAGTAACAAAAAAACATGAACGGTAAAGAAGAATAGAGATGACTAAAATCGACGCCTAACGTTATTGCGTAATGACCATGCTTTTTAGCACAAGACCTCCAGAAAACCTCTGGGTCAAGATTCAATGTTGGTACTTTACCAATTAATGCTCACCGCTGATCGATCTTTTAGTTTCTTTGGTCATTCACCCACAACCTGGActtttaaaactaataaaaccatttttgagtttttgcatttttaaagTTGAAGAAATAAGTTTTTCCGAAATGAATGTCACTTTAGGTATTTAAATCATACACCTACTTTGATATACAACCTGACTTGCTTCTAACACACTAACTCTAAAATTTGATGTTCATTACTAGTATCTACAATGTAATCCGTTGAACGGAGTTTACGGAGTAGATAATGAATATCG
Coding sequences:
- the LOC138314584 gene encoding sorting nexin-13-like isoform X2, whose product is MYWLAGGWKWPVLGIVLFLFTFGYLGLLSIFYILCIIAGGLVIAFYHGRQLSITSLQAGNIDLCRSRSGVLKVMKCMENMTKIKNFDKRMTGASVIDEALQEVLGCAMRDYIKSWYRQVSDHDGFLLDIRQCVQKIAITFASRSKDVDWMPYFTQRFVDDFASHIRLYRRAQERVKISPREDGYEKEIETAFFDLEYNMEKMCRDLVSTSPEDERQYLQDLSEVLLYLLLPTEDFQNKTFRYILREVLVNGILIPTVDLVSDPDYMNQNMSWLCKETTFSNETFLNVLKSSDDIAELEAVKEITEQNIAKWRSQDTGGSDDSVVKQNLNSLLFVKSICEGRIKRIQVGVEDPELCHDISEFCRAKNIFVLSLDEIIENNIALAVFIEFMNSVSGQQYLFFYLNVEGFRAAAEQQISAAHQQAMGGTALEADLESLRRAAMIIHDQYLSDKATSKIRIEADIIKRTVLKIKSKNLSEDVFDEVQAKVYQILHGEQYYESFLQSNVYMKLLQELGLMTDSKSEDGDNLSLDDVPRIIWFKVNLNEEYGCDNPDDGVGTAGDTLMSAYISQTGIVKESDKSGKSYAVFAIRVTRKQLEDEDIQEVYRRYSDFHDLNMLVQEKFPELQGPHLPGKTVLKQMSKDFLEKRRKALDNYLQTLLNKDLWEQYHGLKELVLKFLAPGLWEKHKSELARKMDTIVNPLRTSVKKVVSNDGSFVDGLGKFIKGEGSVSGTDRRAGQDSKVGAGIDLEGDENIPLRIMLLLMDEVIDLRQKNQWLRRRIVAILRQLIKAAFGDRINKKIVEHVDWMTSAEQMAEYVKTFRDSFWPGGVLAEPQPPRSLNTKMRTRVACKAKMLGSVPDEMRTLMGTETIKLGVTRIFDMFQNKSLNKRLVYVCLEGVVQTLFPENKFIDLFEKLHSRSKRQFTKDYVDKPEMDSVIRKRPVRR
- the LOC138314584 gene encoding sorting nexin-13-like isoform X1, which codes for MYWLAGGWKWPVLGIVLFLFTFGYLGLLSIFYILCIIAGGLVIAFYHGRQLSITSLQAGNIDLCRSRSGVLKVMKCMENMTKIKNFDKRMTGASVIDEALQEVLGCAMRDYIKSWYRQVSDHDGFLLDIRQCVQKIAITFASRSKDVDWMPYFTQRFVDDFASHIRLYRRAQERVKISPREDGYEKEIETAFFDLEYNMEKMCRDLVSTSPEDERQYLQDLSEVLLYLLLPTEDFQNKTFRYILREVLVNGILIPTVDLVSDPDYMNQNMSWLCKETTFSNETFLNVLKSSDDIAELEAVKEITEQNIAKWRSQDTGGSDDSVVKQNLNSLLFVKSICEGRIKRIQVGVEDPELCHDISEFCRAKNIFVLSLDEIIENNIALAVFIEFMNSVSGQQYLFFYLNVEGFRAAAEQQISAAHQQAMGGTALEADLESLRRAAMIIHDQYLSDKATSKIRIEADIIKRTVLKIKSKNLSEDVFDEVQAKVYQILHGEQYYESFLQSNVYMKLLQELGLMTDSKSEDGDNLSLDDDISTKSGSSIGNEEYGCDNPDDGVGTAGDTLMSAYISQTGIVKESDKSGKSYAVFAIRVTRKQLEDEDIQEVYRRYSDFHDLNMLVQEKFPELQGPHLPGKTVLKQMSKDFLEKRRKALDNYLQTLLNKDLWEQYHGLKELVLKFLAPGLWEKHKSELARKMDTIVNPLRTSVKKVVSNDGSFVDGLGKFIKGEGSVSGTDRRAGQDSKVGAGIDLEGDENIPLRIMLLLMDEVIDLRQKNQWLRRRIVAILRQLIKAAFGDRINKKIVEHVDWMTSAEQMAEYVKTFRDSFWPGGVLAEPQPPRSLNTKMRTRVACKAKMLGSVPDEMRTLMGTETIKLGVTRIFDMFQNKSLNKRLVYVCLEGVVQTLFPENKFIDLFEKLHSRSKRQFTKDYVDKPEMDSVIRKRPVRR